Proteins from a genomic interval of Pectinophora gossypiella chromosome 4, ilPecGoss1.1, whole genome shotgun sequence:
- the LOC126366331 gene encoding probable U3 small nucleolar RNA-associated protein 11, giving the protein MSSWKKAAKANQKTHKERHQPESRKHLGFLEKKKDYKKRADDYHEKGETLKLLRKRTLDKNPDEFYFHMVNSRVKDGVHHELEKEDEHTPEQVKLMQTQDIKYINMKRTIESRRINRLQSQLHMTEIADSTPNTHVFFVDEGEEKDFDLAQRLDTHPSLLGRKSNRPRLSDLNKITLPDISEEAMKSMNKKKEQTYKEIATRIDREKELTVVQQKMELKRHLQDKSAKIMKPKRVQRGTKVSAPVYKFQYIRKK; this is encoded by the exons ATGTCTTCGTGGAAAAAAGCCGCTAAGGCTAACCAAAAGACTCACAAGGAGAGACATCAGCCAGAATCAAGAAAGCATTTGGGTTTCCTAGAAAAGAAGAAAGACTATAAAAAACGTGCAGATGATTACCATGAGAAGGGAGAAACTTTGAAATTACTACGTAAAAGAACATTGGATAAGAATCCTGATGAATTCTACTTCCATATGGTCAATTCTAGAGTTAAAGATGGG GTGCATCATGAATTGGAAAAAGAAGATGAACACACTCCAGAACAGGTGAAACTGATGCAGACGCAAGACATCAAGTACATTAACATGAAAAGGACTATTGAGAGTCGACGGATCAATAGATTACAG TCACAACTCCATATGACGGAGATTGCAGACTCCACTCCAAACACTCATGTATTCTTCGTGGATGAAGGGGAAGAGAAAGACTTTGACCTAGCCCAGAGATTAGACACACACCCATCTTTGTTGGGAAGAAAGTCTAATAGACCAAGGCTATCCGATTTGAACAAGATTACATTGCCTGATATCAGTGAAGAG GCTATGAAATCAATGAATAAGAAAAAGGAGCAGACATACAAAGAAATAGCTACAAGGATAGATCGCGAGAAAGAGTTGACTGTAGTTCAGCAGAAGATGGAACTGAAGCGTCATCTTCAAGACAAATCCGCCAAAATAATGAAACCTAAACGAGTGCAACGTGGCACCAAGGTTTCCGCACCAGTATACAAGTTCCAATatataaggaaaaaataa